From Bufo gargarizans isolate SCDJY-AF-19 chromosome 10, ASM1485885v1, whole genome shotgun sequence, the proteins below share one genomic window:
- the CDK10 gene encoding cyclin-dependent kinase 10 has translation MADTAAEHEPELEQIRLKHVREEKFITVPEEDRLGQCRSVKEFEKLNRIGEGTYGIVYRARDTRNNEIVALKKVRMDKEKDGIPISSLREITLLLKLRHPNIVELKEVVVGNHLESIFLVMGYCEQDLASLLENMQTPFSEAQVKCICFQLLTGLQYLHENFIVHRDLKVSNLLMTDKGCVKIADFGLARAYSVPAKQMTPKVVTLWYRAPELLLGSTTQTTAIDMWAVGCILAELLAHKPLLPGTSEIQQIDLIIQLLGTPNETIWPGFSKLPLVGQYTVRKQPYNNLKHKFPWLSEAGLRLLNFLFMYDPKKRATAEDSLASSYFKEKPLPCEPQLMPTFPHHRNKRVSSSGPENQAKRGKQ, from the exons ATGGCTGACACAGCAGCGGAGCATGAGCCAGAACTGGAACAAATCCGCCTAAAACACGTCAGGGAGGAGAAGTTTATCACAGTGCCCGAGGAGGACAGG CTCGGGCAATGTCGAAGCGTCAAGGAATTTGAAAAGTTAAACCGCATTGGTGAGGGCACCTATGGCATCGTGT ATCGCGCCAGAGACACCAGGAACAATGAGATTGTGGCGCTGAAGAAAGTGAGGATGGACAAAGAGAAGGACG GAATCCCCATTAGCAGCCTCCGAGAGATCACGCTGCTTCTAAAGCTCAGACATCCTAACATCGTGGAGCTGAAGGAGGTGGTCGTCGGCAATCATCTCGAGAG CATTTTCCTGGTCATGGGTTACTGCGAGCAGGACTTGGCCAGTCTACTGGAGAACATGCAGACTCCATTCTCCGAAGCCCAG GTAAAGTGTATATGCTTCCAGCTGCTCACCGGCCTTCAGTATCTGCATGAAAACTTCATAGTGCACAG GGATCTGAAGGTCTCCAATCTGCTGATGACTGATAAAGGCTGCGTGAAGATCG CCGACTTTGGTCTCGCCCGGGCATACAGCGTTCCTGCAAAACAGATGACTCCGAAAGTAGTGACTCTCTG GTACCGCGCCCCGGAGTTGCTTTTAGGGAGCACAACACAGACAACAGCCATTGATATGTG GGCGGTTGGCTGTATTCTGGCTGAGCTGCTGGCTCACAAGCCTTTACTGCCCGGAACCTCAGAAATCCAGCAGATTGATTTAATCATACAACTTTTGGGAACGCCCAATGAAACTATCTGGCCG GGTTTCTCCAAGCTGCCGCTGGTTGGTCAGTACACCGTGCGCAAGCAGCCATACAACAACCTGAAGCACAAGTTTCCCTGGCTGTCCGAAGCCGGCCTCCGACTCCTCAACTTCCTGTTTATGTATGATCCCAAAAAGAG GGCTACAGCAGAAGACAGCCTGGCGAGTTCCTATTTCAAGGAGAAACCTTTAC